In Papilio machaon chromosome W, ilPapMach1.1, whole genome shotgun sequence, a single genomic region encodes these proteins:
- the LOC106712079 gene encoding putative nuclease HARBI1: protein MPTEREYIGIANRFYSIAGFPRVVGAVDCTHIKINSPGGSNSELFRNRKGYFSLNVQVVCDSNLVIRNIIARWPGSVHDSTIFNDSPLCAQFERGDFGAMVLVGDSGYPCRPYLLTPLLNPRTHAEEAYNNAQIKTRNPIERLFGILKRRFPCLQVGMGLKLKNVPPVIVACAVLHNIALSQNDAVLEEDTDNITEESVDQPISIQSNQNFIVRTTLINTHFSF, encoded by the exons atgccgaCTGAACGAGAATATATCGGAATCGCAAATAG GTTTTACTCAATTGCTGGGTTTCCCAGAGTAGTGGGGGCAGTAGACTGcactcatataaaaataaattcaccaG GAGGATCTAATTCAGAATTGTTCCGGAATAGAAAAGGATACTTTTCACTTAATGTGCAAGTAGTGTGCGACTCCAATTTAGTGATAAGAAACATTATTGCCAGATGGCCTGGTTCTGTGCATGATAGcacaatttttaatgattcCCCTTTATGTGCTCAATTTGAGCGTGGAGATTTTGGCGCAATGGTACTTGTTGGAGATAGTGGCTACCCATGTCGACCCTACCTATTAACGCCACTATTAAATCCACGAACGCATGCTGAAGAAGCATACAATAATGCACAAATCAAAACGAGAAACCCAATTGAAAGGCTTTTtggtatattaaaaagaaggTTTCCATGTCTTCAAGTTGGCATGGGACtgaagttaaaaaatgttcCACCTGTCATCGTAGCATGTGCAGTTTTACACAATATTGCACTTTCACAGAATGATGCAGTGTTAGAGGAGGACACAGATAACATTACAGAGGAGTCTGTAGATCAACCTATCAGCATCCAGTCCAATCAAAACTTTATTGTTAGGACAACATTAATTAACACACATTTCTCTTTTTGA